A region of the Nitrospirota bacterium genome:
TAGGCGCTTGACGGCCACCAGGTCATCAGGAATTGCGTAACGCTGCGCATAGGTCATGGTTACATCGGGATTGGGCCCGCCCCTTGCGGGCAAAACGCCAGGCCGATAGCTATGCACTGAAGTGGTCAGCGAAACGGAGAGCACGAAGAGCCATACATACAAGATTGGCCTTGCAGGCCAGCCTGCCCTATACGAAGGGCGGGTCGCCTGCAGATATACCAGCCCGATCAGTGTGAGTGTGGCCAATGCGTACAGGAGCAAGTAGGTAAACATCGCGTAATCTTGAGGATGTATGACGGGCGGAACCTGCTTCATACGAAATACCGATACGGCAATCTGCGCGCACGCCAGCATACCGACGAGAAAGACGGCCCATCCCGCACGGGTTCGCCGCCCTTCAGAAAGCTCTGCAACCGACGGATGCAAGATTGCCCTATCCGCCATCCAGGAGAACAGCGTCAGGAGCGGGAAAAACGTAAAGACTCCAACCCGCTCGGCTGTCCAGCCACCAAGGAAAGGAATCGACTGCTTGGCGAAATTGATTTCATCGGAGAACAATTCCAACAGGAAGAAAACCACGGTCACCATCCAGGAAAAGGTGATAATTCTTTTTATCCGTCCCGCCTCACTGTTCAAGCGAGGGCCGAGAACGCTCCAGACGGCTACCGTCAGCACGACGACCGGATAGACGCCGTACTGATTATGACCAATAGCGATCCTGGACATTGTGTCTCTCATACGTGCAAGAAGGTGTGAAGAAGTAAAGGCCTCATGATGAAAAAAATAGTCTCCAAGATAACGCTGAGAAATCCTTGTCGCTTCGGCCAAAGACCAAAAGAAGGGCGAGTAGAGTATGAATCCCAGACCGACTGCGAGAAAGATTCCGAGGACTGATCGGACTGACGCAAAGACAAACGCAGTGTACGCTATCAATAAGAAACCAACGGTGATTAAGGTGGACGGAGAGCTGTTCAATGCATAGACGTAGAACAGCAGTGCGAGCGCTATGACCCGCAGCAACAGTTTTCGGAATAGAAGATGTCCTGCGATCGATTGATCGATGGCGTGCGCCATGGCCAAGAGTGCTGGGAACCAGGCAGCCCCCATCGGCATATCCTGAACGCCAGACCCACTTGCCATCCAATAGGCGGTCGCTGCAAATGTGCCGGCCCCGACAGCGGATCCTTCAAAGGAAAGCGATAGCGCCACCCTAAGATAGATCCACATGGAAACGGTCGCCACACCATACAGTATTACGTTCTCCAGGAAGTCAATCCCGAACGGAGACAACTGAAAGTATCGTGCACAAAGAACATGCAACGCATAAGGGCTGCTGACCAGGCTAGCAAACCAAGGCGACCCACTGAGTATATCTTCCCGCCAAAGGGGGCCGGGCAGAGAAAATTCCCCCAGGCGAGAAAACAGATATTTGCTGGTCAAATTGAGGTGATAGCGTTCCCCCCAGAACTGGTAGCTGTCCGAGCCAAAAAGAATAAAAAAACCGAACAGGACGGTTGGCGCCACCAGCCACATCAGCAGATTGCAGGTCATGCGTCGGCGCAGGATGGTCTCGCTGGTGCTGGATTCTGCAGCTTGTTCAGTGGATGCCGATAGATCGCTCATGAGGGTCAAACAAAATAATTCGGTTGATAGATGATCGCTGCTTCTCTGATTCTACAAGGCGAACGAGCCACTTTTACGCTACTGAATCGCATGCATGAGATACGTGCATGCGAAATCACCCTGTTGCCAAGCTCCCGTCTATCGGTTCGGTCGGCGGCGCCGACAGTGCAGCCGCTGCAAACGGACGTGGCGGCCTCGCCGACGGAAGCGCGGACGTCCTCGACTCCGGCTCGCTTCTGGGTTGCTCGATGTGGTCCTGCGCGAGCACCACTCCCTCCGATCCCTGGCACGGCCACGTTATGGGATTACCCCGCAAGCGCTGAGCTATCGGTTCCGCCGGCTCCTGCACGCCGAAACCTGCGCCACACGGACGCCCAGCCCTGTGCCAGGTGCGCTCGTCTTGTTGACCGATGGGCTGTGGTTCCGCTTTCAGCGGCAGCCGTGGGTGCTGTATCTCCTGGCGATCAAACCCGGCCGGCAGAATCGAGCGATCTTTTTGGATCCCGTCCTGCTGCCCGGTCGCGAGGAGGTCCGCCACTGGCGACGGGTCTTTCGCACGATGCCACCCGCCCTGACCCGGCGCATTCGCGCGGTGGTCTGCGACAATCTCCGGGGGATGAAGCGCCTGGTCCGCCGACAAGGCTGGGGCCTACGATTGTGTCACCTCCACTTAATCAGCCAGCTGCAAGCTCGGCGGGGGCGTCGCAAACCCGCCCTGCCTGGAACGACGACGCGGGAATTGGCCTATCGACTCGTGTGGCAAGCGCTGGAGCTTCCCGATGGCCCTCGCCTCGTGCACGTGCTGCAGCGACTCCGTCGCTGGCAGAGCCGGCCCTGTCCCTCCCGTCGGCTGCGGATGGTGGTCCGCGAGTTTCTCAGGGAACGGGACAGCTTCCGGGCCTACCGGCTGTACCCAGACCTGGAGCTGCCCGCCACCACGAATGCAGTCGAAGCCATGGGGCGGCTGATCCGCGACCTGGCGCGCCAGGCACGCAACTTCCGTTCGCCACAGGCGCTTCAGCAGTGGGCCGTGGCTTTTGTTCGTCGAAGACCAGCAATCACGTGTAACGGCAAACACCGTCAACCGAATTAATTTGTTTGTCCCGCTCATGACGAACGAGGCTCGTCGATTACCGAGAGATATGGGGACGTGAACGGTCGTGACTTGGCTGCCCGAAGAATCAACAAATCATCCTGATTGCTCTGGACGAAGGCGTACGGGGTCTAAATGGATTGCGAACCCAACCCTTTTATGAGGGCAGGCTCTTCATCAAAGCAGATTCTTCTCGTCACGGCGAGAGGGTGCGTATCCTGGAACCAAGGGGGGAGACAGCAAGGGAGAGACTCGGACTGCGTGGAGTTTACTTCAGGCATCCGTTCCGAGCTAACTCCTGGACCAGTTCATTGATCAGCTCCCGGTTTTGCTCGAGGAGATTACGGATTTCCTCATTGGAATAAATATCGACCTCCTCGGCCGACTGAAGATGGGACCCGATGAGGTATCGCCTTTCTTCCTCTGGCAGATTCTCCAATCGGGCTATGAACCGGGCAAGAAATTCATCCCACGTTGGTGGCTTGGCCTGGCCACGGAACGAGATCGTGTCTATTACCCTTTTGCGTCGGCATTCGCAGACGAAGAGCAACGCCAGGAGCTCCCTAGACGTCAAGCGATCGGCTAGGAATTCCTCTCTCAGCTCTGCCATGGGCCTCCAAGAACTTCGCTGGGAGGCTGGCTGAGCCCCTTGCGCATCTGGTAGAACTTTTCGCCCTCCTCGCGGGAGTGCTTGAGGAGCTCCGAGAAGAAGCTCTCCCTAATCGTCCGCAGGATATGACGGGCCGAGTACTTCATCGGGTAGATCTTGGTCCCTATCAGATAGGCTTTGGCCAGGTAGTACATGATGAAGTAGAGCTTCGTCCAGCGCCGCTTGATCAGGTGGTTGACGACGAGGTTACGCCAGGACGGGAAGACCAGCAGGACGAGGCCAAGCAGCGAGAGGTTGACCTGCTCCAATTTCTCCTGCGGGGTGAAGCAGGTGAAGGGCGACTCGGTCTGGTAGTTCTGGTGGAGCTTCTCGAAGTCCCCATCGAAGGCCCCGACGTCGATGGTGTATTGGGACACCGGCGTGCCCGGATAGGGATGCAGCTCGGGAAACTCGCCGAACACCACCCCGTTCTGGATGTTGATGTCGACGGACTCGATGTCGTAGTCGAGCACCCGATGCCGCAGGCCCAGGCCTTCGAGGTACTCCACGACCTTCTTGCGGGCCGCCGCGTCCAGCGGGCCGTTCAGATACACCTCGTTCCGGAGCGCTGCGAGGTTCATCCGGTGGTAGGACTCCAGGTGCATGCAGAGGTCGTTCGCCTTCCGCTCGAAATCGGGCGCGGCCGGGTCCGGAATGGTCGGCACCGGCACGGCCAGGATCGTGTTCGAGAAGGTGTGGATGTCGTGCTTGTGGCAGAGCTCGAAGGCGAACCGGATGTCCTCGGCGTCCATCCCGCGCTTGAAGATCTGCTCCCGAATGAAGGGGTTCCCTGACTCAATGGACATGCTGATGGACTTGATCCCAGCCTTCTTGAGGTAAGTCAGGATATCCGGATCGCGGCGAACCAGGTCGGAACGGACCAAGCAGTGGAATGGCAGCCCAATCGCTCTGGGATATTTGTCCGCGAACTCGATCAGCCACTCATCCGTGCGGAACACGAAGACGTCGTCATAGAACTTGATGAACTGGGTCCGATGCCGCCGGATCATATCCTCCAGCTCGGCGATGAGCCGGTCCACGCTATAGCGGTTCAGCATTTTCCCCTTGCCCTTGTACATGGCGTTGTACTTGGCGTTGAAACAATAGGTGCACGGGAAGGGGCAGCCTCGCCCGGCCATCAGGCTGCGCATGCCGAAGTCTTTGAGACGAGTCTTCGCATATACGACGTCGCGATCCAGGTAGGGGAGATCGTCCAGCGCCATGTTCCGCTCCCGTAGCACGACGCTGCCGTCCGGCTTGCGGTTGGTCCGTGTCACGACGTTTGGAATCTCATCGAGGCTGCCTTCCGTGGAGAGCACTCGTAGGATCGAAGGCCAGGCGTCGTCCCCTTCCCCAACCACCAGTGCGTCCAACTGGGTGTCCTCGACCACCCGCGGCATGGCGGGGCCGGCAAACGTCAGCGGGAGCTTCAAGTGCTCTCCATGGAGCTGCATGCGCATCGAGTTAAAGGTCGGGTGGGGGCCACCCATTACGGTGAAGATCCGGTCCTTATAGGTCGCCTTGATGGTCCGGTTGGCACGGAACATCACGTTGCTCTCGCCGGTCTTGGCACTGTAGGCCACGACATCTGGCCGGATCGAGCGGATCTCTTCCATGAGATTGTTGTGCTCGATTACATTCAGGAATGTCTCGTGTCCTTCCTGCTTAGCGAGCGCGGAAAGGAGCTCGATGTTCATCGGGTCAATGTAGTCTTCCTTGACCATGACGAACATGATTTTCATGACGGGATCCTTTGCTGCTTCATCGCGGCACCGTCAGGCCCGCGATTCGACCCGCCGCACCGAGCCGCGGTACTTGTGACGCTCCGCAACCCGGACCTCCCAAAAGAGTTCGCCGAGCGTTCGTAGCACACTTACGATGTTCTTGAGTTTGAAGGCCTTCGAGCGGCCATGCTGCCTAGCCTGTAGAGACATCGGCACCTCGATGTAGCTGTGACCGGACCGGATCAGGCGAACCAGAATCGCGGCCATGTAGGCAAACCCGTGAGTGCGCATGGGCACGGACAGCAGCAGCGACCGGCGATGGACGCAGGGACCGTTATAATAGCTGAGCCTCAGTCCGAAGAGCAAATTGACCAGCTCCACGAAGGCGGAAGAAATCATCTGGCGGCTTCGGGACCGCACCGCGGGTGTCGAGATGTAGGGCACCACGATGTCCACAGACCCTACCGCCGCCAGGATCGCTTGGATCGCCTCGCCTGGAATCTCGTTGTCGCCTGGAAACATGGTCACGTATTCCATCCTAGCAAGCTCCACGCCTCGTCTGTAGTTGTAACCGAACCCCATGTTTCGTGGGTTGTGGATCACTCGAATGTGCGGGTTCCCAGCCGCCAGCCCGTCGGCGATGGCGCCTGTGCGATCGGTGCTCCCGTCGTCGAAGATGAGCAGTTCGTAGTCGGCGAATCGGTCGCCGATGGCTCCTAGCACCGTCGTTACGGCGGTCGGCAGGCTACCCTCCTCGTTTAGGGCCGGGATGATGATAGAGAGGGTGCGCTCGTTCATGCGCGAGAGCGCCTAGAAGGGACCGGTGAAAGCCTTGTCCGGCACATCCAAGGGGGTCTCGTGCTGAATACCGAGTTGTTCCTCGGTGACCTCCGGCAGCCCCATCATCGTTCGGACCCCGTTCACCACGTGCACGGCGCGCGGGTAGAAGTGCTGCGCAAGGGCCGGTGTGCTGGGCGAGGGCAGATCCGGGAAGGTCACCCGCGCGGGGGGCGCCTTGAGGATTCCATAGATCTGCTCGGCCGCTAACGCCAATACCTCCGCGGCGAAGCCCAGAGACCGCCAAGCGCCGTCCACCACCACCAGCCTTCCGGTCTTGCGAATTGACTCGAAGATCTGGACTTTATCCAAGGGACGCAGGCTGCGTACATCCACCACCTCCGCCTCTATGCCGTCTCTGGCTAGCAGATCGGCCGCGCGCAGCGACTCCAGCACCATGTAGGAAGTGGCTACGATCGTGACGTCCATGCCTTTTCTCGCCGTCCTGGCCTTCCCGATCGGCACCGTATAGCGCCCTTCGGGAACCGGCCCAAAGACGTTGTGGAGCCATCGGTGCTCCAGGTAGATGACGGGATTGTTGTCCTCGACGGCAGCGATCAAGAGCCCCTTGGCGTCGTGGGGCGTCGCGGGCATCACCACCTTGAGCCCGGGTACGTGGGCGAACAGTGCCTGAAGGCTCTGGGAGTGTTGGGGGCCCTGCCCCCAGCCGCGCCCGATGATCATGCGGATGACCAGAGGCATTGCTGCCTGACCGCCGAACATGTAGTGCCAGTTGGCAGCCTGATTGATAATCTGCTCAACCGCCAGAAGCGCAAATTCGATACGCTGGTGCACCATGATCGGTCGCATCCCGACGAGGGCCGAGCCGATGGCCACCCCGGTCATGCCGTTTTCGGACGTGGGCATGTCCATCACCCGCTCCGGCCCGTATTTCTTCGATAGTCCCAGGACCGTGCCGAAGACGCCCTTGGGGTCGGCGGGCACGTGCAGCCCCATCAGGTAGACGGACGGATCACGGGCCAGGCACAGGTCGGTCGCCTCGTTGATCGCCTGGAAGAATTTCAGGTCCCTGGTCATGGCGCGTACAGGTGGTCCTGCAGGAGCTCCGGCTCGGGGAACGGACTCGCCTTCGCGAACGCCACCGCCGCCTCGACCTCCTCGGCGAGGCCAGCCTCGATCCCATTGAGGTCCTGCTGCGTGGCCTGGCCCCGCTGTAAGAGTCTCTGTTTGAGGCTTGTGATCGGGCAGCGGGCCTTCCATTCCTCGAATTCCTGTTCCGATCGATATCCCACGTGGTTGTCGTAATGGGGACCGCAATGCTCCCGCCACCGGTAGGTCTTGAACTCCAGGAACGTCGGTCCGCCTCCCGCCCGGGCTTTCTCCACGGCCACATTGGTCATGGCGTAGACTACCTCGACGTCATTACCATCGCCTAGGTGGCTGTCAAGCCCGTACCCGCGGGCCAGCACATGGATATCCCGCAACGGAGGCTGACGCACATCCAGCGCGGAATAGACGGAGAAGAAGTTGTTCTCGCAGACGAATACGACCGGTAACCGTTTGAGCACGGCAAAGTTGACGGCCTCATGGAAGACCCCTTCCTCCGTCGCCCCATCGCCCAGAAAAACAATGGTCACATGGTGTTCCTTTCGCAGGATGGTCCCGAAGGCCACCCCGACGCCGATCGGGATGGTGCTGCCCACGATCGGCACGGCGCCGAGGAACCCGACGGACCGGTCGATCAGATGCATCGAGCCGCCCTTGCCCCCGCAGCAGCCGGTCACCCGTCCATAGAGTTCTGCCAACATGGCCTTGAGGTTACCCCCCTTGGCCAGGTAGTGGGCGTGGGAGCGGTGGGTGCTGACGGCATAGTCCTCGGGCTCCAGGGCGGCACAGGCTCCGACCGCCACCGCCTCTTGCCCGACACTGAGGTGGACCGGGCAGCGCATCTGCTGTTCCGGATAGAGCTCGGCAATCTTCTCCTCGACCAGACGGATCCGCACCATACGGAGATAGAGATCGCGCAGGGCAACGGAAGCCATAGGGGCGGCATCCTTTCTCGCGGGTATCAGATGAAGTTGACGTGGGCGGGGGGATGAATGAGGTCCCACAGATACCGGTTGACCTCATCCATGCGGCAGTTTTGCCGGCATTCCGAGATGTTCAACTCGTGGCGGACATGCTGGAAGCTCCGCCGTCTCGCCTCCCCTTCCCAAATCTCGGAAAAGGACCGCTCATTGAGGTTCCCGTAGCAGAACCGGGCATCCTCTAGGTAGGCGCTGCATCCGTAGACGTCACCGCTGGCCATGACGTAGGCCCAAAAGAACGGCGTCGCCTGGCAGACCGTGTAATAGCGATCGGTCTCTAGGAGCTTCTCCATCGTCCGCCGGCGGAAGATCACCCGGAATTGATCGGTTTCAAGCGCCGTCAGCTCCTGCTCCGTGGGAAAGAGGCGACTGTAATCGTAGTCCTTGTAACCCTTCTGCATCGTTTCGGTGCTCATCAGGTGCTGGGAGTAGGGTTTGATGACGACATAGTCCGCCCCAATGTCCTTGGCGCGGGAGGCCAACGCGACGGACTCTGCCTCGTTCTCCGGAAGCAGCACCATCTGCACGCCAATGGTGCACTTGTAACGATTGGCGTGCTTCGCCTCGACCGCCTTGGCAAGGTTGCGGAAAACCCTGTCAAAGTCATCCGCCTTCGTTTGGTGCACCTTCGCGTAGGTTTCCCTGGTCCCGGCGTTGACGCTCGCCTTGATCCAGGTCACAGAGCCGAGCGCTTCTTGCACGACCCTTTCGTTCAATGCGACGGCGTTCGTGGTCAGCGCTACGTCGATCCCGACCTTTTGAGTCCGGACGATGATCTCGCCGATATGCTTGTGGAGGAGCGGCTCCCCCTCTCCGGCGTACATGATACTCCGGACGCCCTGCTCGGCCATCTCAGTCACGCGGCGGATCAGAAGATCCTTCTCGATCGTCCTGGCCTTGTAGCCGATATAGTCCACCGCGCAGAAGGTGCAGCGGTGGTTGCAGGCACCGGCAGGGGCGATTTCCACGTACACGGGATAGATGGACTTCGCCTTATCCCACTCGTCACCCGCTGCCTGCCACTGGGCGATCCGGTCCGGGTGGTACATGAGTTTGTGCGAATCTATACGGTAGAGGTCCATTCTCACTTCCCCTTACAAACGCAGAAGAGAGCTAGCAAGATCCCAACACGCTTCCATCTCGTGTAACACGGGAAGAATACTGCGCTTATTATAAAAAGAGCAAGGGAATTCCCTGCCTCCTCCTACCCACCGGGGCCCAAACGCAGGAACCGCTTAAACCACGCGAGGACCGCCGCAACGAAACGGCCTCGCCTAGTGGTCCGGTAATACCCCTTATCCTCAATCAAATACCCAGCATGCACCATCCGCCGCAACCGTCGCTCAATCATCCATTCATAGCCATAGCGCTTGAGAATTTCGTCGAACGCAAGACCGCGAATGGGCTCTGCGTCGAGTTCGATCATCGTTCGCACACCTACCGAACTCTCGGCCATATAAATAAATTGCGCATAGCCCATGAAGATGAAGAAATACAGTAGGCCTCCACACGCGAACGTAATCGAATCAGAGGGAGCCGAAAGAGCTACCGGCCAGACGCCATGATCATCAGGCACCCACGCATAGAACAGAGCATAGACAGGAAGGCCGCACAGCCAGAGGCCAACGAGTGCGCAGGCACGACGATTGACCTTGCTAAAATGGAAGAGCCCGGTCTGAAGGAGGAAATAGAATTCAAAGGTGAGCAAACCCGCCAGAAGCCCCCGCATCAGCCTCCCTCCCCCAACTGCAAGAACCGCTTCACGAAGGCGAACAGCGCAGCCGCTGATCGTCCCTTAGCGGTGTTGCAGTAGCGGCCGTTCTTCTCCACGATCCGTCCGATATCCAGCATTTCCTGGAGCCGTCGTCGAAGGATCGCCTCTGGGGTATACAGCGCACTGATCTCGGATAAACTCAGAAGACGGTTCGGAGCGCGCTCGATCTCAATCATGATCCGCCCCGAGAAGCCTCGATCAACGAGGAAGTAAAACATGGAGTACCCAACAAAGAGGAATACAAACACAATCAAAGCGTTCAGCAGATCAATCGCCCACCCTGCTGTTGTATAGACGGTGGGAAGAAATCCGAGACCGGATGGAGTCGTCCGATGCACGGCAATCAGGATCAAGCCACTGGCCGCAGCGATCCGAACCATGGTCACAAAGCGCCTATGTGGCACCCACATTTGAAAGGCGATTACGTGAAGTGCGAGAAACAGCATGAAAGCCGAGGTTGCCAATATCAAGCCCTTTAGCATCAGGCGCCTTCTCCCCTACTGGCCGAGGTGGACATGCTCGACCATGTCATGGACGGATCCATCAAATAAAACGTCAGTCCTACGACAGTCACTGCAATCCATTGGCTTCCATGCAAAAGGGTGGCATAGGCGGCCGCTAACGTCGGCTCCGTGCCCGCCACCATGACCAGCGCAGCGACGCAGAACCCGTGAAATGTGCCTACAAAACCCGGTGCAGAAGGGACGGCAACGCCGAAGAGAACGATCACGAATACGAGCGTAACTTGGACAGGCGTCAGGCCCAAATGAAATCCCTCGGCCATCACGTAAAACGCGGCAATGGCCACCCCCCAGACCAAAAAGGACAGGGCAAAGACCGCCAGACCCTGCCAGCCGCTTCTGAGTGCACAAAGC
Encoded here:
- a CDS encoding radical SAM protein, with the translated sequence MKIMFVMVKEDYIDPMNIELLSALAKQEGHETFLNVIEHNNLMEEIRSIRPDVVAYSAKTGESNVMFRANRTIKATYKDRIFTVMGGPHPTFNSMRMQLHGEHLKLPLTFAGPAMPRVVEDTQLDALVVGEGDDAWPSILRVLSTEGSLDEIPNVVTRTNRKPDGSVVLRERNMALDDLPYLDRDVVYAKTRLKDFGMRSLMAGRGCPFPCTYCFNAKYNAMYKGKGKMLNRYSVDRLIAELEDMIRRHRTQFIKFYDDVFVFRTDEWLIEFADKYPRAIGLPFHCLVRSDLVRRDPDILTYLKKAGIKSISMSIESGNPFIREQIFKRGMDAEDIRFAFELCHKHDIHTFSNTILAVPVPTIPDPAAPDFERKANDLCMHLESYHRMNLAALRNEVYLNGPLDAAARKKVVEYLEGLGLRHRVLDYDIESVDINIQNGVVFGEFPELHPYPGTPVSQYTIDVGAFDGDFEKLHQNYQTESPFTCFTPQEKLEQVNLSLLGLVLLVFPSWRNLVVNHLIKRRWTKLYFIMYYLAKAYLIGTKIYPMKYSARHILRTIRESFFSELLKHSREEGEKFYQMRKGLSQPPSEVLGGPWQS
- a CDS encoding glycosyltransferase family 2 protein → MNERTLSIIIPALNEEGSLPTAVTTVLGAIGDRFADYELLIFDDGSTDRTGAIADGLAAGNPHIRVIHNPRNMGFGYNYRRGVELARMEYVTMFPGDNEIPGEAIQAILAAVGSVDIVVPYISTPAVRSRSRQMISSAFVELVNLLFGLRLSYYNGPCVHRRSLLLSVPMRTHGFAYMAAILVRLIRSGHSYIEVPMSLQARQHGRSKAFKLKNIVSVLRTLGELFWEVRVAERHKYRGSVRRVESRA
- a CDS encoding transketolase C-terminal domain-containing protein, with translation MTRDLKFFQAINEATDLCLARDPSVYLMGLHVPADPKGVFGTVLGLSKKYGPERVMDMPTSENGMTGVAIGSALVGMRPIMVHQRIEFALLAVEQIINQAANWHYMFGGQAAMPLVIRMIIGRGWGQGPQHSQSLQALFAHVPGLKVVMPATPHDAKGLLIAAVEDNNPVIYLEHRWLHNVFGPVPEGRYTVPIGKARTARKGMDVTIVATSYMVLESLRAADLLARDGIEAEVVDVRSLRPLDKVQIFESIRKTGRLVVVDGAWRSLGFAAEVLALAAEQIYGILKAPPARVTFPDLPSPSTPALAQHFYPRAVHVVNGVRTMMGLPEVTEEQLGIQHETPLDVPDKAFTGPF
- a CDS encoding thiamine pyrophosphate-dependent dehydrogenase E1 component subunit alpha, with protein sequence MASVALRDLYLRMVRIRLVEEKIAELYPEQQMRCPVHLSVGQEAVAVGACAALEPEDYAVSTHRSHAHYLAKGGNLKAMLAELYGRVTGCCGGKGGSMHLIDRSVGFLGAVPIVGSTIPIGVGVAFGTILRKEHHVTIVFLGDGATEEGVFHEAVNFAVLKRLPVVFVCENNFFSVYSALDVRQPPLRDIHVLARGYGLDSHLGDGNDVEVVYAMTNVAVEKARAGGGPTFLEFKTYRWREHCGPHYDNHVGYRSEQEFEEWKARCPITSLKQRLLQRGQATQQDLNGIEAGLAEEVEAAVAFAKASPFPEPELLQDHLYAP
- a CDS encoding radical SAM protein; its protein translation is MDLYRIDSHKLMYHPDRIAQWQAAGDEWDKAKSIYPVYVEIAPAGACNHRCTFCAVDYIGYKARTIEKDLLIRRVTEMAEQGVRSIMYAGEGEPLLHKHIGEIIVRTQKVGIDVALTTNAVALNERVVQEALGSVTWIKASVNAGTRETYAKVHQTKADDFDRVFRNLAKAVEAKHANRYKCTIGVQMVLLPENEAESVALASRAKDIGADYVVIKPYSQHLMSTETMQKGYKDYDYSRLFPTEQELTALETDQFRVIFRRRTMEKLLETDRYYTVCQATPFFWAYVMASGDVYGCSAYLEDARFCYGNLNERSFSEIWEGEARRRSFQHVRHELNISECRQNCRMDEVNRYLWDLIHPPAHVNFI